The following proteins come from a genomic window of Sorghum bicolor cultivar BTx623 chromosome 3, Sorghum_bicolor_NCBIv3, whole genome shotgun sequence:
- the LOC8060363 gene encoding caffeoylshikimate esterase, with protein sequence MVHPIAEADERSPFGRLTPDEFYARHGVTHSTSSFVNPRGLRIFTQRWVPRGDGARVLGAVAVVHGFTGESSWMVQLTAVHLAAAGFAVAALDHQGHGFSEGLQCHVPDIEPVLDDCDAAFAPFRADYPPPLPCFLYGESLGGAIALLLHLRNRDLWRDGAVLNGAMCGISARFRPPWPLEHLLAAAAKVVPTWRVAFTRGNIPERSFKVDWKRKLALASPRRTTAPPRAATALELLRVCRDLQQRFEEVKLPLLVVHGAEDTVCDPACVQELYTRAGSSDKTLRVYPEMWHQIIGEPEENVEKVFDEIIDWLKARAATATAAGAHHGEQ encoded by the coding sequence ATGGTGCACCCGATTGCGGAGGCCGACGAGCGGAGCCCCTTCGGGCGCCTGACGCCGGACGAGTTCTACGCGCGGCACGGCGTGacccactccacctcctccttcGTCAACCCTCGGGGCCTGCGCATCTTCACCCAGCGCTGGGTGCCCCGCGGGGACGGCGCCCGCGTCCTgggcgccgtcgccgtcgtgcACGGCTTCACGGGCGAGTCCAGCTGGATGGTCCAGCTCACGGCCGTCCACCTCGCCGCCGCGGGCTTCGCCGTCGCCGCGCTCGACCACCAGGGCCACGGCTTCTCCGAGGGCCTCCAGTGCCACGTCCCCGACATCGAGCCGGTCCTCGACGACTGCGACGCCGCCTTCGCGCCGTTCCGCGCCGACTACCCTCCCCCGCTCCCCTGCTTCCTGTACGGGGAGTCGCTCGGCGGCGCCATCGCGCTGCTGCTCCACCTCCGGAACAGGGACCTGTGGCGGGACGGCGCCGTCCTCAACGGCGCCATGTGCGGGATCAGCGCCAGGTTCAGGCCGCCGTGGCCGCTCGAGCACCTGCTCGCCGCGGCGGCCAAGGTCGTCCCCACCTGGCGCGTCGCCTTCACCAGGGGGAACATCCCCGAGCGGTCCTTCAAGGTGGACTGGAAGCGCAAGCTCGCGCTCGCGTCGCCGCGCCGCACCACGGCGCCGCCCAGGGCCGCCACGGCGCTCGAGCTCCTCCGCGTCTGCCGCGACCTGCAGCAGCGGTTCGAGGAGGTCAAGCTGCCGCTCCTCGTCGTGCACGGCGCCGAGGACACCGTCTGCGACCCGGCCTGCGTCCAGGAGCTCTACACGCGCGCCGGGAGCAGCGACAAGACGCTGCGCGTCTACCCCGAGATGTGGCACCAGATCATCGGCGAGCCCGAGGAGAACGTCGAGAAGGTGTTCGACGAAATCATCGACTGGCTCAAGGCACGCGCCGCCACCGCTACAGCCGCGGGCGCGCACCACGGTGAGCAGTAG
- the LOC8060364 gene encoding uncharacterized protein LOC8060364, with protein sequence MERGDGGGGGMAPRGGGVGSAAMLGLDMHRAPQQMHPAAAFQHQQGGFQLQQQAAPPPPSSFSPYSNTSSSRVVVSAAAVGAGHDDDVVGNGGGGKGGVVVPQQQAQQMASAACPWTRMKWTDAMVRLLIGVVYSVGDDGEGVATAGGAGAGRAGRAGHGHAAAAQQQKKGKWKSVSHAMMDKGFVVSPQQCEDKFNDLNKRYKRVVDLLGRGRACRVVENHALLDTLDDMTPKAKDEARKLLSSKHLFFREMCAYHNSAAAAGGSHLPAHAGGGDAACLHHPAPVPVAAAASSAARHAYAQHQAAPSPPGMKDSSADVADDDDDDDDDDDSDDDDAVSDNSDEDVDDYDLEEEDGHMYPSNNRPSHRQHSGGKRGRGEDLDDEAEGGGTGGRSARRRRRRKKAARVAPDPSAMLRQVKSELASATAAMDPHQVRSWMRRRALDVEEQQIRLDSHACYLDGQRLKWERFRDEKEHELQRARLQNDRHRMESRRLLLMLRHKDIELDMAEVNSSSVDHNPGAGASPLAAHQQQQQQQPIGSSPSPSTAGHPN encoded by the coding sequence ATGGAGAGGGGCgacgggggagggggagggatgGCGCCGCGGGGCGGCGGGGTGGGGTCGGCGGCAATGCTGGGGCTGGACATGCACCGCGCCCCGCAGCAGATGCACCCGGCCGCCGCGTTCCAGCACCAGCAGGGTGGGTTCCAGCTGCAGCAgcaggcggcgccgccgccgccgtcgtcgttctCGCCCTACTCCAACACGTCGTCGTCCAGGGTCGTGGTgagcgcggcggcggtgggggCAGGGCACGACGACGACGTGGTGGGCAACGGTGGCGGCGGGAAGGGAGGAGTGGTGGTGCCGCAGCAGCAGGCGCAGCAGATGGCGTCGGCGGCGTGCCCGTGGACGAGGATGAAGTGGACGGACGCCATGGTGCGCCTGCTCATCGGGGTGGTGTACAGCGTCGGGGACGATGGGGAGGGCGTGGCGACGGCTGGCGGCGCGGGGGCAGGCAGGGCGGGCAGGGCGGGGCACGggcacgcggcggcggcgcagcagcagAAGAAGGGCAAGTGGAAGTCGGTGTCGCACGCCATGATGGACAAGGGCTTCGTGGTGTCGCCGCAGCAGTGCGAGGACAAGTTCAACGACCTCAACAAGCGGTACAAGCGCGTGGTGGACCTGCTGGGCCGCGGCCGCGCCTGCCGCGTGGTCGAGAACCACGCGCTGCTCGACACCCTCGACGACATGACGCCCAAGGCCAAGGACGAGGCGCGCAAGCTGCTCAGCTCCAAGCACCTCTTCTTCCGCGAGATGTGCGCCTACcacaacagcgccgccgccgccgggggaTCGCACCTGCCTGCGCACGCCGGCGGCGGGGACGCCGCCTGCCTCCACCACCCGGCGCCGGTGCCCGTGGCCGCCGCAGCCTCGTCCGCCGCCCGCCACGCCTACGCGCAGCATCAGGCGGCCCCGTCCCCGCCGGGGATGAAGGACTCCTCCGCCGACGtcgcggacgacgacgacgacgacgacgacgacgacgacagcgacgacgacgatgccGTGAGCGACAACAGCGACGAGGACGTGGACGACTACGatttggaggaggaggacggcCACATGTACCCCAGCAACAACCGCCCCAGTCATCGTCAGCACAGCGGCGGCAAGCGCGGGCGTGGCGAGGACCTCGACGACGAGGCGGAAGGCGGTGGTACTGGTGGGAGAagcgcgaggaggaggaggcggcggaagAAGGCGGCGCGGGTGGCACCCGACCCATCGGCGATGCTGCGGCAGGTGAAGAGCGAGCTCGCGTCCGCGACCGCGGCGATGGACCCGCATCAGGTCCGATCCTGGATGCGTCGCCGCGCGCTGGACGTGGAGGAGCAGCAGATCCGCCTGGACTCCCACGCGTGCTACCTGGATGGGCAGCGGCTGAAATGGGAGCGGTTCCGCGACGAGAAGGAGCACGAGCTGCAGCGCGCGCGCCTGCAGAACGACCGCCACCGCATGGAGAGCCGGCGCCTGCTGCTCATGCTCCGCCACAAGGACATCGAGCTCGACATGGCCGAGGTCAACTCTTCCTCCGTCGACCACAACCCTGGCGCCGGCGCGTCGCCGCTCGCAgcacaccagcagcagcagcagcagcagccgattGGGTCCAGCCCCAGCCCGTCCACCGCCGGACACCCAAACTAG